From Nitrososphaerales archaeon, the proteins below share one genomic window:
- the amrS gene encoding AmmeMemoRadiSam system radical SAM enzyme yields MSKALGKEAMLYVKEDSRAKCTACARYCSIPVGKIGLCGIRGNVDGKLYLFVYGKVIAGIVDPIEKKPVAHYMPGTRVFSIATTGCNWLCRYCQNYDISQRRKIEGTDVTPDEVVETAKHNGCDGIAYTYNEPSIFMEFARDCGVLASKNGLFNVFVSNGYGTPESVKMMSEFLDCITVDFKGNAEPKFMRRYIGVPDPQPIFDTLREIRDKTKVHVEITDLIVPQVGDNLDAARKLSRFIYNEFGPDMPIHFLRFHPDYKMMNFPSTPVETLERHCEVARKEGLKYVYVGNVLGHRWEHTYCPECKKIAVGRFGVSITEWNLDENNCCNTCGYPIPIIGKLKKPLFSSWFQGAR; encoded by the coding sequence ATGAGTAAGGCCCTCGGAAAGGAAGCCATGCTTTATGTCAAGGAGGACAGTAGAGCCAAGTGTACTGCATGTGCTAGATACTGTTCAATACCAGTGGGCAAAATCGGTTTGTGCGGCATAAGGGGTAATGTTGATGGAAAATTATACCTGTTTGTTTACGGCAAGGTTATTGCGGGTATTGTAGATCCCATAGAGAAGAAGCCAGTCGCACACTACATGCCAGGAACCCGGGTCTTCTCAATTGCAACAACGGGTTGCAACTGGTTATGCCGGTACTGTCAAAACTATGATATTAGTCAGAGGAGAAAGATCGAAGGCACGGATGTGACCCCTGATGAAGTTGTTGAGACGGCGAAGCATAACGGATGTGACGGGATTGCATATACGTATAACGAACCGTCCATCTTTATGGAGTTCGCCCGGGACTGCGGTGTTCTAGCTAGTAAGAACGGATTGTTTAATGTGTTTGTCTCAAACGGTTATGGTACTCCTGAAAGCGTTAAGATGATGAGCGAGTTTCTTGACTGCATAACTGTCGATTTCAAGGGAAACGCCGAACCAAAGTTTATGAGAAGGTACATAGGTGTACCCGATCCGCAGCCTATTTTTGATACATTGCGTGAAATAAGGGATAAAACCAAAGTTCATGTGGAAATTACCGATCTAATAGTGCCGCAAGTAGGCGATAACCTTGACGCCGCTAGAAAACTTTCAAGGTTCATTTATAATGAGTTTGGTCCCGATATGCCCATACACTTCCTTAGATTCCATCCAGATTACAAGATGATGAACTTTCCCTCAACTCCTGTAGAAACGCTGGAAAGGCACTGTGAGGTGGCTAGGAAGGAAGGGTTGAAGTACGTTTACGTAGGCAATGTTCTGGGACATCGGTGGGAGCATACCTACTGTCCTGAATGCAAGAAAATCGCAGTAGGTAGGTTCGGTGTAAGCATAACAGAATGGAATCTGGACGAAAATAATTGCTGTAATACATGCGGCTATCCAATTCCCATTATAGGTAAGTTGAAGAAGCCGTTATTCAGCTCTTGGTTCCAAGGAGCTCGGTAA